TTCTTCTCCGAGATGCTCGCACACATCGACACGCCCACCGCCCCCTTCGGCATCATGCACGCGAACAGCAGCGGCGAGGACGTGGCGGAAGCGCACCTGCGCATCTGCCCTGACCTCGCCGCACGCATGCGCGCCGCAGCGGCCCGTGCGGCCGTGCCACCCGCCACCCTTGCCCACCTCGCCTGGGCCCTCGTGCTGAGCCGTCTCTGTGGGCAGGACGAGGTCGTCTTCGGCACCGTGCTGTTCGGACGGCTCCAGGGTGGGCTGGATGTCGAGCGCGCCATGGGCCTCTTCATCAACACCCTGCCACTGGCTGTAAACCTGCGCAACCAGACCGCCGCGCAGGTGCTCACCCAAATCGCAAAGCGGCTCGTCTCCCTCATCCGGCATGAGCACGCTCCCCTCAGTGTCGCCAAGAGCTGTGCAGGCATCCCTGCCGGTGGAGAGCTGTTCACCGCCATGCTCAACTATCGACACAGCGCTGCGCCAGCCCAAGACGGGTCGGAGAACGCTTTCGCCCCTGGAATCACCATCCTCAGCGCCCGGGAGCGCACGAACTACCCCTTCGCGATGTCGGTGGACGACCTCGGGATCGGGTTCGCCCTCACTGCCCAGAGCGTTGAGATCGAAGGTATCGGATGGACCGCGCAAGCGCTGTGCGATCTCATGCGCGAGGCGCTCGCGCAGCTCACCACGGCAGTGGAACAGGAAA
This is a stretch of genomic DNA from Pseudomonadota bacterium. It encodes these proteins:
- a CDS encoding non-ribosomal peptide synthetase; protein product: FFSEMLAHIDTPTAPFGIMHANSSGEDVAEAHLRICPDLAARMRAAAARAAVPPATLAHLAWALVLSRLCGQDEVVFGTVLFGRLQGGLDVERAMGLFINTLPLAVNLRNQTAAQVLTQIAKRLVSLIRHEHAPLSVAKSCAGIPAGGELFTAMLNYRHSAAPAQDGSENAFAPGITILSARERTNYPFAMSVDDLGIGFALTAQSVEIEGIGWTAQALCDLMREALAQLTTAVEQESTRPALALSLLAENDLMRLEPWTGSPATLSDPRPLMHQRFEEHVALHPDATAIVFEDQNLTYGTLDARANRLARHLIGLGMGPDERVALVMERGFDLIVAILATLKAGGAYVPLDPAWPTERLTYAIKDSRAKVVLTHEAVYKTALSGTHPDTHISDGPQIVCMDAPQTRRAVAHRTHTRPGTSALSPQSLAYVIYTSGSTGRP